The following are encoded together in the Gemmatimonadota bacterium genome:
- a CDS encoding BamA/TamA family outer membrane protein — MNRGGHAGCARPCPGRPSRPSGVLPAALLLALLPAGAAAQQPDSSRAEVLSLRFRGAAAFDHDLLRAAIATSAGHCANPLLVPLCWFGIGVQREQADDALLRADALRLRLYYYQRGYRQARVEVSSRREDGGSQVVFHVDEGHPVRVVAFEIVGQAPLPPEVTRRLPLEPGQPLDLLRYEAARDSILARLRNRGYPRAEVLASYFIPEGSPYEAQVRFDVIPGSLARFGAIEVIGAERVSSTVVRRLVAFQPGDLYSQEELLRSQRNLYGLDIFKHAEIRVALDAETDSVTPVTVQVNEGDVYRVRLGAGLSTSDCANAESRWTSRNFLGGARRLELRSQVSNVLAGPLGSFPCLQTGGGIYSKLTGSLAADFVQPWFFSPRSSLGAGLFLERRSVPGLFVRTARGGYLSATRTLSERTALTLAYRPELTELIAEGDRIFCVSFVVCETGDIEVLRDPHWLVPLILSLARDRSNSLFAPTRGYVLRLDAEHASAATGSDFAYNRVAADLSSYRGLGAGVVVASRLRPGWAWATGEPAQGRGLGLHPQRRFFAGGPNSVRGFAQYRLGPKVLTVDAARVLAQPDTAGGAGCTAQQINSGECDAQPLATRSPERFDVRPVGGAAVLEGSLELRFPLLGDRLRGATFLDFGQAWSETGSMNVKELVWTPGFGFRYFSPVGPIRVDLGYNSQGADRLAVLTTEVCARTEDGSGCDPIIPGRPYDPAMLRNTNRLLPLRELVAWNPRDSFLDRLQLHLSIGQAF; from the coding sequence ATGAACAGGGGCGGGCATGCGGGCTGCGCACGGCCCTGCCCGGGGCGGCCGAGCCGCCCGAGCGGAGTCCTGCCGGCTGCACTGCTGCTCGCGCTGCTGCCGGCCGGCGCAGCGGCCCAGCAGCCGGACAGCAGCCGGGCGGAAGTGCTGAGCCTGCGCTTCCGGGGCGCCGCGGCCTTCGATCACGACCTGCTGCGCGCGGCCATTGCCACCAGTGCAGGCCACTGCGCCAACCCCCTCCTGGTGCCGCTCTGCTGGTTTGGCATCGGCGTCCAGCGCGAGCAGGCTGACGACGCCTTGCTCCGCGCCGATGCGCTGCGCCTGCGGCTCTACTACTACCAGCGCGGCTACCGGCAGGCACGCGTCGAGGTGAGCAGCCGCCGTGAGGACGGCGGCAGCCAGGTGGTATTCCACGTCGACGAGGGGCATCCGGTGCGCGTCGTCGCCTTCGAGATCGTGGGCCAAGCGCCGCTCCCGCCCGAGGTGACGCGACGCCTGCCGCTCGAGCCCGGGCAGCCGCTGGACCTGCTCCGCTACGAGGCGGCCCGCGATTCCATCCTCGCCCGGCTGCGCAACCGGGGCTACCCGCGCGCCGAGGTCCTGGCCAGCTATTTCATACCGGAGGGCTCGCCCTATGAGGCGCAGGTCCGCTTCGACGTGATTCCCGGCTCGCTCGCGCGCTTTGGCGCCATTGAGGTGATCGGCGCCGAGCGCGTATCGAGCACCGTGGTCCGCCGCCTGGTCGCCTTCCAGCCGGGCGACCTGTACAGTCAGGAAGAGCTGCTGCGCAGCCAGCGCAACCTCTACGGCCTGGACATCTTCAAGCACGCGGAGATCCGCGTGGCACTGGATGCCGAGACGGACAGCGTGACGCCCGTCACGGTGCAGGTGAACGAGGGGGACGTCTACCGCGTGCGCCTGGGCGCGGGACTCAGCACCTCGGACTGCGCCAACGCCGAGAGCCGCTGGACCAGCCGCAACTTCCTGGGTGGCGCCCGCCGGCTCGAGCTGCGCAGCCAGGTCTCGAATGTGCTGGCCGGCCCACTGGGCAGCTTCCCCTGCCTGCAGACCGGCGGCGGCATCTACAGCAAGCTGACCGGCTCGCTCGCCGCCGACTTCGTCCAGCCCTGGTTCTTCAGCCCGCGCAGCAGCCTGGGAGCCGGGCTCTTCCTCGAGCGGCGCAGTGTGCCCGGCCTCTTTGTACGCACGGCCCGGGGCGGATACCTCTCTGCGACCCGCACGCTCAGCGAGCGCACTGCCCTGACGCTCGCCTACCGGCCGGAGCTCACGGAGCTGATCGCCGAGGGCGACCGCATCTTCTGCGTCAGCTTCGTGGTCTGCGAAACCGGCGACATCGAAGTGCTGCGCGACCCGCACTGGCTCGTGCCGCTGATCTTGTCCCTGGCCCGCGACCGCTCGAACTCGCTCTTCGCGCCCACGCGCGGCTATGTCTTAAGGCTGGACGCCGAGCACGCCTCTGCCGCGACCGGCTCGGATTTCGCCTACAACCGCGTGGCTGCGGACCTGAGCTCCTACCGCGGCCTGGGGGCTGGCGTGGTCGTTGCATCTCGACTGCGCCCCGGGTGGGCCTGGGCGACGGGCGAGCCCGCCCAGGGGCGTGGCCTCGGACTGCACCCGCAGAGGCGATTCTTTGCCGGCGGGCCCAACAGCGTGCGCGGCTTCGCGCAGTACCGGCTCGGGCCCAAGGTGCTGACCGTGGACGCCGCCCGCGTGTTGGCGCAGCCGGACACTGCCGGTGGCGCCGGCTGCACGGCGCAGCAGATCAATTCGGGGGAGTGCGACGCGCAGCCGCTGGCGACTCGCTCGCCCGAGCGTTTCGATGTCCGCCCCGTAGGCGGCGCCGCCGTGCTCGAGGGGAGCCTCGAGCTGCGCTTCCCGCTGCTGGGGGACCGGCTGCGCGGCGCTACGTTCCTGGATTTCGGGCAGGCCTGGAGCGAGACGGGTAGCATGAACGTCAAGGAGCTGGTGTGGACGCCCGGGTTCGGCTTCCGCTACTTCAGCCCGGTCGGCCCCATCCGCGTGGACCTGGGCTACAACTCCCAGGGCGCCGATCGCCTGGCCGTCCTGACCACCGAGGTGTGCGCGCGCACGGAGGACGGGAGCGGCTGTGACCCCATCATCCCGGGCAGGCCCTACGATCCGGCCATGCTGCGGAACACCAACCGGCTCCTTCCGCTGCGCGAGCTGGTGGCCTGGAACCCGCGCGACTCCTTCCTGGACCGGCTGCAGCTCCACCTTTCTATCGGGCAGGCGTTCTGA